A region from the Triticum aestivum cultivar Chinese Spring chromosome 3D, IWGSC CS RefSeq v2.1, whole genome shotgun sequence genome encodes:
- the LOC123078160 gene encoding uncharacterized protein → MSCAAVCAPPSGLGRHHGFSSSPSTVCRRRGRPPYTIRACANSGDADDSGGGLLPRMVLHDSLDAAGVVTDHARAAREGFATQIGRLTRLNAETSIAISRGADLARAALCIAAEDDSLVSHSSVPLPVDAFIARLDDLSTGFLAAGFLPPSGAPPEVFFDHLDRYLYVHKGFRRTNVASDARAMYLHSTLTCRSGSALMLSLIYSELLKTLRLYGLLDFDEEISFPHDLNGLPRGYDKRRSKFCDEPNIMTAKSLLVEILQTLKGMFWPFQSNQSSSLFLNAVAANHHGPGNVGGSQARSHGNISAIEMAAAKSAQHRLMRGVWTNVRFGDMRRALAACERLILLNHNPCELRDYAALLYHCGYYKDCLQYLTSYQNAMVGQPRTNPLEMLEDDAVNTLTARVNLILAEDGWDSHKPAASYWTKNSEPW, encoded by the exons ATGAGTTGCGCGGCGGTGTGTGCTCCCCCCTCCGGTCTCGGCCGCCACCACGGCTTCTCCTCCTCCCCCTCAACTGTATGCAGGCGACGGGGGAGACCTCCGTACACTATCCGGGCCTGTGCCAACTCCGGCGACGCGGATGACAGCGGCGGAGGGCTCCTACCTCGTATGGTGCTGCACGACTCGCTCGACGCCGCGGGGGTCGTCACCGATCACGCTAGGGCGGCGAGGGAGGGGTTCGCGACGCAGATCGGGAGGCTCACGAGACTCAACGCGGAGACCAGCATCGCCATCAGCCGCGGCGCCGATCTCGCGCGGGCCGCGCTCTGTATCGCGGCCGAGGACGACTCGCTCGTCTCCCACTCCTCCGTGCCGCTCCCCGTCGACGCCTTCATTGCTCGCCTTGACGACCTTTCCACCGGGTTCCTCGCCGCGGGATTCCTCCCGCCCTCTGGAGCGCCGCCCGAGGTCTTCTTCGACCATCTCGACCGCTACCTCTACGTCCACAAG GGCTTTCGAAGAACAAACGTAGCATCAGATGCTCGGGCTATGTATCTTCACTCG ACTTTGACATGCCGATCAGGATCAGCTCTAATGCTTTCGTTGATATATTCAGAGTTGCTAAAGACACTACGGTTATATGGCTTACTAGACTTCGATGAGGAGATCTCCTTTCCACATGATCTCAATGGCCTCCCTAGGGGCTATGACAAACGAAGAAGCAAGTTTTGTGATGAACCAAATATTATGACAGCAAAGTCACTTTTGGTTGAG ATTTTACAAACTCTGAAGGGTATGTTTTGGCCGTTCCAGTCTAACCAGTCAAGTAGCTTATTTTTGAATGCTGTTGCTGCAAACCACCATGGCCCTGGTAATGTAGGCGGCAGTCAAGCAAGGTCACATGGCAATATAAG TGCCATAGAGATGGCTGCTGCTAAATCTGCTCAACATAGGTTGATGCGTGGAGTATGGACTAATGTGCGCTTTGGTGATATGCGTCGTGCTTTGGCAG CTTGCGAGAGATTGATCCTACTGAATCACAATCCCTGTGAGCTTAGGGACTATGCTGCCCTTCTGTACCACTGTGGCTACTACAAAGATTGCCTGCAGTACTTAACGTCGTACCAAAATGCCATG GTTGGACAGCCCCGGACCAATCCACTGGAGATGTTGGAGGACGACGCAGTGAACACTCTCACGGCACGAGTAAACCTAATTTTAGCAGAGGATGGCTGGGACAGCCACAAACCTGCCGCAAGTTACTGGACCAAAAATTCTGAGCCATGGTAG
- the LOC123078161 gene encoding early nodulin-like protein 1, whose amino-acid sequence MAALMIGSSSKPVLLLPVLAFVLAFVAIPALTTPAQGLVFHVGGPRGWRVPDANTSYGWWAMNNRFHVADELYFKYENDSVLLVSREEFDACNATDPLSRFADGSTTVRLDRPGFFCFISGEPGHCEEGQRLIVRVMVHPAEPAPAPGPAAYAPGQGGDGSGSGGGHGGSSPGTSSGAAAVAAGGVALAAAMAALCVGLVLLLQ is encoded by the exons ATGGCGGCGCTGATGATCGGTTCCTCCTCCAAGCCTGTGCTCCTCCTCCCCGTGCTGGCCTTCGTCCTTGCATTCGTCGCCATCCCTGCGCTCACGACGCCGGCGCAGGGGCTCGTGTTCCACGTCGGTGGCCCGCGCGGGTGGCGCGTCCCGGACGCCAACACCAGCTATGGCTGGTGGGCCATGAACAACCGCTTCCACGTCGCCGACGAGCTCT ACTTCAAGTACGAGAACGACTCGGTGCTCCTCGTCTCCCGCGAGGAGTTCGACGCCTGCAACGCCACGGACCCCCTGTCCAGGTTCGCCGACGGCAGCACCACGGTGCGTCTCGATAGGCCGGGCTTCTTCTGCTTCATCAGCGGTGAGCCGGGGCACTGCGAGGAGGGCCAGAGGCTCATCGTGCGCGTCATGGTGCACCCGGCCGAGCCTGCGCCTGCGCCTGGTCCGGCCGCCTATGCGCCGGGCCAAGGCGGAGACGGGTCTGGGTCTGGCGGCGGGCACGGTGGGTCTTCACCGGGCACGTCGTCTGGTGCCGCTGCGGTTGCTGCCGGCGGCGTCGCTCTCGCTGCAGCGATGGCCGCTCTTTGTGTCGGTCTCGTCTTGCTGCTTCAGTGA